A single window of Methanoculleus oceani DNA harbors:
- the pth2 gene encoding peptidyl-tRNA hydrolase Pth2 has translation MPDLREFKWKQCLVVRADVKMSCGKKCAQIAHAAIGAYEKADKLARKAWLDEGQKKVVLKASTERQLFELKTIAERAGIPASIIQDAGMTEIPPGTVTALGLGPARAEDLDRITGDLSLL, from the coding sequence ATGCCTGATCTACGGGAGTTCAAGTGGAAGCAATGCCTGGTCGTGCGCGCCGACGTCAAGATGAGTTGCGGCAAGAAGTGCGCACAGATCGCCCACGCCGCCATCGGGGCCTACGAGAAGGCCGACAAGCTTGCGAGGAAGGCCTGGCTTGACGAGGGACAGAAGAAGGTGGTGCTGAAGGCATCGACCGAGCGGCAGCTCTTTGAACTCAAGACGATTGCAGAGCGGGCGGGCATCCCCGCATCGATCATCCAGGACGCCGGGATGACCGAGATCCCGCCGGGGACCGTGACCGCGCTCGGTCTCGGGCCCGCCCGTGCCGAAGACCTCGACCGGATCACCGGCGACCTCTCCCTGCTATGA
- the cbiQ gene encoding cobalt ECF transporter T component CbiQ, with protein MIDDLYFIEKSAYQTSVVHRLDARIKLLVALAAIVAVVALPYSTRVYELGAVLFALVVVLWAASRLSPAVYLQRLALILPFGIFLVGFQVFVKNPYYEVFHPIATLPFGIEVYAESVEFASILLVKFIVSISFIVLLSSTTKMQDLIEAAGRLGLPREFTLTLGMMVRYIFVFAEMFNRIRTAMETRCFDPLDRTLPYRYRLHEIGYTVGTIFIRSYEQGERTYTSMLCRGYGANAGLYIRRKPLRAGEIVFFAATLAFIATSTVLIYLHP; from the coding sequence ATGATCGACGATCTCTACTTCATCGAGAAGTCCGCTTACCAGACGAGTGTCGTCCACCGACTGGACGCAAGGATTAAACTCCTCGTAGCCCTCGCTGCCATCGTGGCCGTCGTAGCCCTGCCGTACTCGACGAGGGTCTACGAGCTTGGCGCCGTCCTTTTCGCTCTCGTTGTCGTCCTCTGGGCCGCATCGCGCCTCTCGCCAGCCGTCTACCTCCAAAGGCTCGCCCTCATCCTGCCGTTCGGGATCTTCCTGGTCGGGTTTCAGGTATTCGTAAAAAACCCTTATTACGAGGTTTTCCACCCGATTGCGACCCTGCCCTTCGGGATAGAGGTCTACGCGGAGTCGGTGGAGTTCGCGTCGATCCTCCTCGTGAAGTTCATCGTCAGCATATCGTTCATCGTCCTGCTCTCGTCGACGACGAAGATGCAGGACCTAATCGAGGCGGCAGGGAGGCTCGGTCTGCCCAGGGAGTTCACCCTCACGCTCGGGATGATGGTCCGCTACATCTTTGTCTTCGCCGAGATGTTTAACAGGATACGAACCGCGATGGAGACCCGGTGCTTCGATCCCCTCGACCGCACCCTCCCCTACCGCTACCGGCTGCACGAGATCGGCTACACGGTCGGGACGATCTTCATCCGGTCCTACGAGCAGGGCGAGCGCACCTACACGAGCATGCTCTGCCGGGGATACGGGGCGAACGCCGGCCTCTACATCCGACGAAAACCCCTCCGTGCCGGGGAGATTGTATTCTTTGCCGCGACGCTTGCCTTCATCGCGACCTCCACGGTCCTGATCTACCTGCACCCGTAG
- a CDS encoding RibD family protein → MPDHDRPHVLMMSEITVDGKLTLKRGASSKILMKYMAPETELLLHQTRAEYDAIMVGANTIRIDNSFLTVRLVEGKSPIRVIPNSRGDIPPDSNVLGSDARTIIAVSEAAPPEKVARLRAGGVDVVVAGASQVDLPELMRVLKRDYGVCRMMIEGGPTLNWSMLNHRLVDEIRLIHLPFIVGGADTPSLVGGMHIETEEEMFRLSLKRHFMCGSNLVTEWDVLYSPAPGN, encoded by the coding sequence ATGCCAGATCACGACAGGCCGCACGTGCTCATGATGTCAGAGATCACCGTCGACGGGAAGCTTACCCTGAAGCGCGGGGCCTCCAGCAAGATCCTCATGAAGTATATGGCCCCCGAGACCGAACTCCTCCTTCACCAGACCCGGGCGGAATACGACGCCATCATGGTCGGAGCAAACACCATCAGGATCGACAATTCTTTCCTGACGGTCCGGCTGGTAGAGGGGAAAAGCCCGATCCGTGTCATTCCGAACAGCCGGGGGGATATCCCGCCGGATTCAAACGTCCTTGGATCGGACGCCCGGACGATCATCGCCGTCAGCGAGGCTGCACCGCCGGAGAAGGTTGCGCGGCTCCGGGCAGGCGGCGTCGATGTCGTTGTCGCGGGAGCGAGCCAGGTCGACCTGCCGGAACTGATGCGGGTTCTCAAAAGAGATTACGGCGTCTGCCGGATGATGATCGAGGGTGGACCGACGCTGAACTGGTCCATGTTAAACCACCGCCTCGTAGATGAGATACGCCTGATCCACCTGCCGTTTATCGTCGGCGGTGCCGATACCCCGTCTCTCGTCGGGGGCATGCATATCGAGACAGAAGAAGAGATGTTCCGGCTCTCCTTGAAACGCCATTTCATGTGCGGGAGCAACCTGGTCACGGAGTGGGACGTGCTCTACAGTCCCGCTCCCGGAAATTAA
- the artA gene encoding archaeosortase A has product MKDYLVLISCICFLAFLIPSRFRKYFALGGWASIVGYLFLELPYYFSLNNFMYPAIALLSVPFLYITAKYLLRDDPRVMQISTIAAVAFLIYAPFGYIPALGNWLIAVVADQTSAALAAVGYPVTFQAWNLMERNGFQTEIILACTGIQSIAIMLGVAWGVQSTARQKIAGFLLVFPTIYILNIVRNVFVITAYTEQWFPYLPEIAGNGELGYESFFWAHNVMAELGALVFLVVLAYALFMIIPGLGTLADSLYRLYRGEVEQIVRPNAGGPEP; this is encoded by the coding sequence ATGAAGGATTACCTGGTGCTGATCTCCTGCATCTGCTTTCTCGCCTTCCTTATCCCGAGCAGGTTCCGGAAGTACTTTGCCCTCGGCGGGTGGGCAAGCATCGTCGGATACCTCTTCCTCGAGCTCCCCTACTACTTCTCCCTCAACAACTTCATGTACCCGGCGATAGCCCTCCTCTCGGTACCCTTCCTCTATATCACTGCAAAATACCTGCTCCGCGACGATCCCCGGGTGATGCAGATCTCGACGATAGCGGCCGTGGCGTTCCTGATCTATGCCCCTTTCGGCTACATACCGGCACTCGGGAACTGGCTGATTGCAGTCGTCGCCGACCAGACATCCGCGGCGCTCGCGGCGGTCGGCTACCCCGTGACCTTCCAGGCCTGGAACCTGATGGAGCGCAACGGGTTCCAGACCGAGATCATCCTTGCCTGCACCGGAATCCAGAGCATCGCGATCATGCTCGGGGTAGCCTGGGGCGTGCAGTCGACGGCGAGGCAGAAGATCGCCGGCTTCCTCCTCGTCTTCCCGACGATCTATATCCTGAATATCGTCCGAAACGTCTTCGTGATCACGGCCTACACCGAGCAGTGGTTCCCCTACCTCCCCGAGATCGCCGGCAACGGCGAACTCGGTTACGAGAGTTTCTTCTGGGCGCACAACGTCATGGCAGAACTCGGGGCACTGGTATTTCTCGTGGTCCTCGCCTATGCCCTCTTCATGATCATCCCCGGGCTCGGCACCCTCGCCGACAGTCTTTACCGGCTCTATCGCGGTGAGGTTGAGCAGATCGTCCGGCCGAACGCCGGGGGACCCGAGCCCTGA
- a CDS encoding CDP-alcohol phosphatidyltransferase family protein, whose product MNITSLRPKFIKYTEPIASFFIRLGVTPNQVSVLSVFFGFSCAFAFSGRYFLAGSLLLVVSAILDLVDGNVARKNHTESKFGAVFDWVADKYVDAAIILGVGFSGIPIVSHLLDVPPIADFGVVGLALAGSLINTFIKPVTYAEIGYSERIAGKIEDPLEGVGFFGRPETILALVLGGVTGYLWVAVLLIAVCTNLSAVQRIFYLYRQYS is encoded by the coding sequence ATGAATATAACCTCCCTGCGGCCGAAATTCATCAAATATACGGAGCCTATCGCGTCGTTTTTCATACGCCTGGGCGTTACGCCGAATCAGGTGTCGGTGCTCTCCGTGTTCTTCGGCTTTTCGTGCGCATTTGCCTTTTCCGGGCGCTACTTCCTCGCAGGCAGCCTGCTTCTGGTCGTCTCTGCGATCCTTGACCTGGTGGACGGCAATGTCGCCCGGAAGAACCATACAGAGAGCAAATTCGGGGCCGTCTTCGACTGGGTCGCCGACAAATATGTCGACGCGGCGATCATCCTCGGCGTTGGGTTCTCCGGCATCCCTATCGTCAGCCACCTCCTAGACGTCCCGCCGATCGCCGATTTCGGTGTCGTGGGGCTGGCGCTCGCAGGATCCCTGATCAACACCTTCATCAAGCCGGTCACGTATGCGGAGATCGGCTACAGTGAGCGGATCGCCGGAAAGATCGAGGACCCCCTCGAGGGAGTCGGCTTCTTCGGCAGGCCCGAGACGATCCTCGCGCTGGTGCTCGGCGGCGTGACCGGCTACCTCTGGGTTGCGGTGCTCCTCATCGCGGTCTGCACGAACCTCTCTGCGGTCCAGCGGATCTTCTACCTCTACCGGCAGTACTCCTGA
- the truD gene encoding tRNA pseudouridine(13) synthase TruD — protein MMPSPYPLEEELGMRYYASDAPGIGGRLRSSPEDFVVEELPLPISDPDGPYLICRLTKKNWELQRAVKEIAKRLGISHRRIAWAGTKDKNAVTTQFISLYDVSPEAVGQVHLADITLEVVGRSQHSLVLGGLAGNRFDITIRDCIAEDLPARVQAATEVASAGVPNYYGLQRFGVVRPVTHVVGESILKGDYEGAVATYVGRSYPRESEVAQQARTHFAKTRDARAALAALPVQMTYERAMLNHLVANPGDYAGALQALPPKLLSLLVSAFQSYLFNSALSSRIEAGLSLTEPEVGDRLLFANGREDIVSARNRQAALLQIRRGRCRIALFIPGSEPIVSHGPMDEILQDLMQKSGIDTGNFERVSRFVSTKFAGALRPISLSTDVEADVVDLSVRLRFTLPPGHYATTVCREYMKADPYMMI, from the coding sequence ATGATGCCCTCACCCTATCCCCTCGAAGAGGAACTGGGGATGCGCTACTACGCGTCCGACGCTCCCGGCATCGGCGGGCGGCTCCGCTCGAGCCCGGAAGACTTTGTCGTCGAAGAGCTGCCGCTCCCGATCAGCGATCCCGACGGCCCGTACCTGATCTGCCGGCTCACCAAGAAGAACTGGGAACTCCAGCGGGCGGTCAAGGAGATCGCAAAGCGGCTCGGCATCAGCCACCGGCGGATCGCCTGGGCGGGGACCAAGGACAAGAACGCGGTGACCACCCAGTTCATATCTCTCTATGACGTCTCGCCCGAAGCGGTCGGGCAGGTGCATCTTGCCGATATCACGCTCGAGGTCGTCGGACGGTCGCAGCACTCGCTCGTCCTCGGGGGCCTCGCAGGCAACCGGTTCGATATCACCATCCGGGACTGCATCGCAGAGGACCTCCCGGCGCGGGTGCAGGCGGCGACGGAGGTCGCGTCCGCCGGGGTACCGAACTACTACGGGCTGCAGCGGTTCGGCGTCGTCCGGCCGGTCACCCACGTCGTCGGCGAGAGCATCCTCAAAGGTGATTACGAAGGCGCCGTGGCCACGTATGTCGGCCGGTCATACCCCCGCGAATCGGAGGTTGCGCAACAGGCCCGGACTCACTTCGCAAAGACCCGGGACGCAAGGGCGGCCCTCGCCGCCCTCCCCGTCCAGATGACCTACGAGCGGGCGATGTTGAACCACCTCGTTGCGAACCCCGGCGACTATGCCGGTGCGCTTCAGGCGCTCCCGCCAAAGCTCCTCTCGCTTCTCGTGAGCGCGTTCCAGTCGTATCTCTTCAACAGCGCGCTCTCCTCCCGTATAGAAGCCGGCCTTTCGCTGACCGAACCGGAGGTCGGCGACCGGCTGCTCTTTGCAAACGGGCGCGAAGACATCGTCTCCGCGCGGAACCGGCAGGCGGCCCTGCTGCAGATCCGTCGCGGCCGGTGCCGGATCGCTCTCTTCATCCCGGGCTCGGAACCGATCGTGTCGCACGGGCCGATGGATGAGATCCTGCAGGACTTGATGCAAAAATCAGGGATCGATACCGGGAATTTCGAGCGCGTCTCCCGGTTCGTCTCGACAAAGTTCGCCGGGGCCCTCCGGCCGATCAGCCTCTCCACCGACGTGGAGGCGGATGTGGTCGATTTGAGCGTCAGGCTCAGGTTTACGCTCCCTCCCGGCCACTACGCGACGACGGTCTGCCGGGAATACATGAAGGCGGACCCCTATATGATGATCTAG
- the cbiM gene encoding cobalt transporter CbiM: MHIPDAFIPMGQALVYWVIALVFIALALRWARRSMGEEKIPLVAVLAAGIFAIQALNIPIPWGTSGHMVGAALAAIVLGSPYAGVFVLTLVLLVQGVIFGDGGITVMGANIVNMGVVGGFVGYYGYTGIKGVIGNAYAAAFIAGWASLFVSAILCAVELAIAGTFPLSLGLTFMGTYHAVIGLIEGGITAVALYLIASARPDILEHPRGVSA, from the coding sequence ATGCATATACCTGATGCATTTATACCGATGGGACAGGCCCTGGTCTACTGGGTCATCGCCCTCGTCTTCATCGCTCTTGCCCTCCGGTGGGCGCGGCGCTCGATGGGAGAGGAGAAGATACCGCTGGTCGCCGTGCTTGCGGCAGGCATCTTCGCCATCCAGGCGTTGAACATCCCCATTCCCTGGGGAACGAGCGGCCACATGGTCGGTGCGGCGCTCGCGGCAATCGTCCTCGGGTCGCCGTATGCGGGGGTCTTCGTCCTGACGCTGGTGCTCCTCGTGCAGGGCGTCATCTTCGGTGACGGCGGCATCACCGTCATGGGCGCCAACATCGTCAACATGGGCGTCGTCGGCGGGTTCGTCGGTTACTATGGCTATACCGGCATCAAAGGCGTGATAGGGAATGCATATGCCGCTGCGTTCATCGCCGGCTGGGCGTCGCTTTTTGTCTCCGCAATCCTCTGTGCGGTCGAACTCGCAATCGCCGGCACGTTCCCGCTCAGTCTCGGACTCACCTTCATGGGGACCTACCACGCGGTCATCGGTCTCATCGAGGGAGGCATCACCGCGGTCGCTCTCTACCTGATAGCCTCGGCACGGCCCGACATCCTTGAACACCCGAGAGGGGTGAGCGCGTAA
- a CDS encoding geranylgeranyl reductase family protein: MVWDVVVVGAGPAGSAAARACAEKGLSTLCIEEHGTIGYPVQCAGLLSASAFAECGVSERSVQNEVSGARMVSDLGGELLFDARATKAYVVDRGLFDREMAKNAADAGAEFLLKTSVSGISGSSLQTRGARGREEIPFRLIIAADGPRSSVARMLDLQRPELYLAGVQAEVPYEMNPRYVELHPNASPDFFGWVIPVSGTRARVGLCAREHAKDHFDRFISRYGGNSLHLASGVIPLGVMPQTYGRRALIVGDAAGFAKPTSGGGVYTGIRSAKHAAATAAACVARRTFDDGSLRDYERRWKEDFGKELDIGMKALRMRQRMTPEEIDRLCRALNDPDLIETIVEHGDMDRPGTLLRRLALKPALVRAMGILFASGVRQVLTG; the protein is encoded by the coding sequence CTGGTCTGGGATGTTGTTGTTGTGGGCGCGGGCCCCGCCGGGAGTGCCGCGGCGCGGGCGTGTGCGGAGAAGGGGCTTTCGACGCTCTGTATCGAGGAGCACGGGACGATCGGCTACCCCGTGCAGTGCGCAGGACTGCTCTCCGCGTCCGCGTTTGCCGAGTGCGGCGTCTCAGAGCGATCGGTCCAGAACGAGGTGAGCGGCGCCCGCATGGTCTCGGATCTTGGTGGCGAACTCCTCTTCGATGCCCGGGCCACAAAGGCCTATGTCGTCGACCGGGGCCTCTTCGACCGGGAGATGGCAAAGAATGCGGCGGATGCTGGCGCGGAGTTCCTCTTAAAGACCAGTGTATCGGGCATCAGCGGCTCCTCTCTCCAGACCCGGGGGGCCCGCGGGCGCGAGGAGATCCCCTTCCGCCTCATCATCGCTGCGGACGGGCCGCGGAGTTCCGTCGCCCGCATGCTCGATCTGCAGCGGCCTGAGCTCTACCTCGCCGGGGTTCAGGCGGAGGTTCCCTACGAGATGAATCCGCGCTACGTGGAGCTGCACCCCAACGCCTCGCCCGACTTCTTCGGGTGGGTGATCCCGGTCTCGGGGACCCGGGCCCGCGTCGGCCTCTGTGCCCGGGAGCACGCAAAGGATCACTTCGACCGGTTCATCTCCCGCTACGGGGGGAACTCGCTCCACCTCGCAAGCGGGGTCATCCCGCTCGGGGTTATGCCGCAGACCTACGGCCGCCGGGCACTCATCGTCGGCGACGCGGCAGGGTTCGCCAAGCCCACGTCGGGGGGGGGAGTCTACACCGGCATCCGGTCCGCAAAACATGCGGCCGCGACCGCGGCGGCGTGCGTGGCGCGCAGGACATTCGATGACGGGAGCCTCCGGGATTACGAACGGCGCTGGAAGGAAGACTTCGGGAAAGAACTCGATATCGGAATGAAAGCACTCAGGATGCGGCAGAGAATGACGCCCGAGGAGATCGATCGTCTCTGCCGGGCCTTAAATGACCCGGACCTCATCGAGACGATCGTGGAGCACGGCGACATGGACCGGCCGGGCACCCTGCTTCGAAGGCTCGCCCTGAAACCCGCATTGGTCAGGGCAATGGGCATACTTTTCGCGTCGGGAGTACGTCAGGTTCTTACCGGTTGA
- the acs gene encoding acetate--CoA ligase: MAEDFNVKLEEAKYYTPEASFKEHSWIGDYNRAYREFLADPDGFWGSVAGELEWYQPWDRVKEWEFPYAKWFVNAKLNITHNCLDRHVHNQRRNKVAIMWRGETEEEERIFTYRQLFQAVCRFANGLKRLGVGKGDRVCIYMPVVPEQIIAMLACARIGAIHSVVFGGFGVSALNQRITGIEAKVVVTADVTYRRGKAIPLKNIVEEAVVNAPSVERIVILRRDADKPVELHPEMEVDYYDLMKGVERECPAEAMDAEDPLFILYTSGTTGSPKGIVHACGGYMVGTYYTTKHVFDIKDNDIYWCTADPGWITGHSYGVYGPLLNGATCLIAEATPDYPDPGTYWNLIEEYGVTVFYTAPTAIRMFMRVGEEWPNRYNLSSLRILGSVGEPLNPEAFEWFYRIIGEDRCPIVDTWWQTETGMHMVTTMIGEPMRPGFAGKPIPGVVADVVDMAGNPVAPGTGGLLVIREPWPSMMRTIWNDDDRYRKYWHTVPGCYTAADLAVKGEDGYIMVIGRSDDLIVVAGHNIGTAEVESALVSHDAVAEAAVIGKPDALKGNSIKAFVILKNGREPGEKLRNDLVYHVRMTLGPIAIPSEIEFVESLPKTRSGKIMRRVLKAQELGMDPGDISTLEE, translated from the coding sequence ATGGCTGAAGATTTTAACGTCAAACTCGAGGAGGCGAAGTACTATACCCCCGAGGCCAGCTTTAAAGAGCACTCATGGATCGGCGACTACAACCGGGCCTACCGGGAGTTCCTGGCGGACCCTGACGGGTTCTGGGGCAGCGTTGCCGGGGAGCTTGAGTGGTACCAGCCCTGGGACAGGGTGAAGGAGTGGGAGTTCCCGTACGCTAAGTGGTTCGTCAACGCCAAACTCAACATCACCCACAACTGCCTGGACCGCCACGTCCACAACCAGCGGCGGAACAAGGTCGCGATCATGTGGCGGGGAGAGACCGAGGAGGAGGAGCGGATCTTCACCTACCGCCAGCTCTTCCAGGCGGTCTGCCGGTTCGCAAACGGCTTGAAACGCCTCGGCGTCGGGAAGGGGGACCGGGTCTGCATCTACATGCCGGTTGTGCCCGAGCAGATCATCGCGATGCTCGCCTGCGCCCGTATCGGGGCGATCCACTCGGTCGTCTTCGGCGGGTTCGGCGTCAGCGCGCTCAACCAGCGTATCACGGGCATCGAAGCGAAGGTGGTCGTCACCGCCGACGTCACCTACCGGCGCGGCAAGGCAATCCCGCTCAAGAACATCGTTGAGGAGGCGGTCGTCAACGCCCCGAGCGTCGAGCGGATCGTTATTCTCCGGCGCGATGCCGACAAGCCCGTGGAACTCCACCCCGAGATGGAGGTGGACTACTACGACCTGATGAAGGGCGTGGAGCGGGAGTGCCCGGCTGAGGCGATGGACGCCGAGGATCCGCTCTTCATCCTGTATACGAGCGGCACCACCGGGTCCCCGAAGGGTATCGTGCATGCCTGCGGCGGCTACATGGTCGGGACCTACTATACGACGAAGCACGTCTTCGATATCAAGGACAATGACATCTACTGGTGCACCGCCGACCCCGGGTGGATCACCGGCCACAGCTACGGTGTCTACGGCCCGCTCCTGAACGGCGCCACCTGCCTCATCGCGGAGGCCACGCCCGACTACCCGGACCCGGGCACTTACTGGAATCTCATCGAGGAGTACGGCGTCACCGTCTTCTACACCGCCCCGACCGCCATCCGGATGTTCATGCGGGTGGGTGAAGAGTGGCCGAACCGCTACAACCTCTCGTCGCTCCGTATCCTCGGGTCGGTCGGCGAACCGCTCAACCCTGAGGCGTTCGAGTGGTTCTATCGGATCATCGGAGAAGACCGGTGCCCGATCGTGGACACCTGGTGGCAGACCGAGACCGGGATGCACATGGTGACCACGATGATCGGCGAACCCATGCGCCCCGGGTTTGCCGGAAAACCGATCCCGGGCGTCGTCGCGGACGTCGTCGACATGGCAGGCAACCCGGTCGCCCCGGGCACCGGCGGCCTCCTGGTCATCAGGGAGCCCTGGCCGTCGATGATGCGGACGATATGGAATGACGACGATCGCTACCGCAAGTACTGGCACACCGTTCCGGGATGCTACACGGCGGCCGACCTTGCGGTGAAGGGCGAGGACGGCTACATCATGGTCATCGGGCGGTCCGACGACCTGATCGTCGTCGCCGGGCACAACATCGGGACCGCGGAGGTCGAGAGCGCACTCGTCTCCCACGATGCGGTGGCGGAGGCTGCCGTCATCGGAAAACCCGACGCCCTGAAGGGGAACTCGATCAAGGCCTTCGTCATTCTCAAGAACGGCCGCGAGCCGGGTGAGAAACTCAGAAACGACCTCGTCTACCACGTCCGGATGACGCTCGGCCCCATCGCCATACCGTCCGAGATTGAATTCGTTGAGTCGCTCCCCAAAACCCGCAGCGGCAAGATCATGAGACGGGTCTTAAAAGCGCAGGAACTGGGTATGGACCCCGGGGACATCTCGACCCTGGAAGAATAG
- a CDS encoding transcription factor S — MMFCPQCKGLMISSGGQLKCKKCGYIREIDDSDRLKKTDKRVEKEITIVDEEDKIATLPTATMKCPECDCTTAYWWLRQLRAADESEVRFFRCTACGKTWREYD; from the coding sequence ATGATGTTCTGTCCGCAGTGCAAAGGCCTGATGATATCGTCCGGTGGTCAGCTGAAATGCAAAAAATGTGGCTATATCCGGGAGATCGATGACTCGGACCGGTTAAAGAAGACAGACAAACGCGTGGAGAAAGAGATCACCATCGTCGACGAAGAGGACAAGATAGCGACCCTTCCGACCGCGACCATGAAGTGCCCGGAGTGCGACTGCACGACGGCATACTGGTGGCTGCGGCAGCTGCGTGCGGCAGATGAGAGCGAAGTCAGGTTCTTCCGGTGCACCGCCTGCGGCAAAACCTGGCGCGAGTACGATTAG
- a CDS encoding TATA-box-binding protein, producing the protein MNDHKPEESLKIENIVASAKVTDSLDLHSLASQLKDAEYNKKRFPGVVLRMQDPKIAALVFGSGKVVLTGAKSIDSLSRGLQILGDQLRALNIDIPENLTYKIQNIVTSADLGTPINLNKIAVGFNLDKIEYEPEQFPGLVYRLDDPKVVVLLFGSGKLIITGGKQPEDARRAVQRILSELSNLGLI; encoded by the coding sequence ATGAATGATCACAAACCCGAGGAGTCCCTCAAGATAGAAAACATCGTTGCTTCAGCGAAAGTGACCGATTCTCTTGATCTTCACTCCCTTGCCTCCCAGCTGAAGGACGCGGAATACAATAAAAAACGGTTTCCCGGCGTCGTTCTCCGGATGCAGGATCCGAAGATCGCTGCGCTCGTCTTCGGTTCCGGCAAGGTCGTCCTGACCGGTGCAAAGAGCATCGACAGCCTCTCACGCGGTCTGCAGATCCTTGGCGACCAGTTGCGGGCACTCAACATCGATATCCCCGAAAACCTGACCTACAAGATCCAGAATATCGTCACGTCCGCAGACCTCGGGACGCCGATCAACTTAAATAAGATTGCCGTGGGCTTCAACCTGGACAAGATCGAGTACGAGCCCGAACAGTTTCCCGGGCTGGTCTACCGGCTCGACGATCCGAAGGTGGTCGTCCTCCTCTTCGGGTCCGGCAAACTGATCATCACGGGCGGCAAGCAGCCCGAGGATGCCAGGCGGGCGGTACAGCGTATCCTATCCGAACTCTCCAATCTCGGTCTCATCTGA
- a CDS encoding PDGLE domain-containing protein has product METKQFVIIGVVIALVIAVAAPFLASGDPDGLESAFFSIYEAKPFMGSELDEDAAGTAEEQVIAATGNDFSYEALMPDYSIPGLDKTGEVFAVVIGTLLMLVLVFAVAKISARPDN; this is encoded by the coding sequence ATGGAGACGAAACAGTTTGTCATCATCGGTGTGGTGATTGCCCTCGTGATCGCCGTTGCCGCGCCGTTCCTTGCGTCCGGTGACCCCGACGGCCTCGAGAGCGCGTTCTTCAGCATCTACGAGGCAAAGCCGTTCATGGGGAGCGAACTCGACGAAGATGCCGCAGGCACCGCAGAGGAGCAGGTGATCGCCGCGACCGGGAACGACTTCTCATACGAGGCGCTCATGCCCGATTACAGCATCCCTGGCCTCGATAAGACAGGAGAGGTGTTTGCGGTCGTGATCGGCACGCTTCTTATGCTGGTACTGGTATTCGCCGTTGCGAAGATTTCCGCACGGCCCGATAATTAG
- a CDS encoding ATP-binding cassette domain-containing protein: MHLLETRDLTHIYRGNVHALEGVNFVAERRSRIAVIGPNGAGKSTLFKHFNGILRPTSGEVLVRGEPITKENIREVRKFVGIVFQNPDDQIFSPTVEQDIAFGPTNLGLDEETVAHRVEEALHLLGIEELRERVPHHLSGGEKKRVAIAGILAMEPQVLVLDEPTAGLDPQGVADLVAFVNRLPEEYGMTVIFSTHHLDLVAEMADFIYVMDRGSVVGSGTVEEVFTRPELLTRTRLDVPPIPKLIRSLQESGIAIDMAYTYEDAKKSFLDAYARRE; encoded by the coding sequence ATGCACCTGCTCGAGACCCGCGATCTCACACACATCTATCGCGGCAACGTCCACGCTCTCGAGGGCGTGAACTTCGTCGCAGAGAGAAGGTCCCGCATCGCCGTCATCGGGCCGAACGGTGCCGGCAAGAGTACCCTCTTCAAGCACTTCAACGGCATCCTCAGACCCACGTCCGGCGAGGTGCTGGTCAGGGGCGAGCCTATCACGAAGGAGAACATCCGCGAGGTCAGGAAGTTCGTCGGGATCGTCTTCCAGAACCCCGACGACCAGATCTTCTCCCCCACCGTGGAGCAGGACATTGCGTTCGGCCCGACGAACCTCGGCCTCGACGAGGAGACAGTCGCCCACCGTGTCGAGGAAGCCCTGCACCTCCTCGGGATCGAGGAACTGCGCGAGCGCGTGCCGCACCACCTCTCGGGCGGTGAAAAGAAACGGGTCGCCATCGCAGGCATCCTCGCGATGGAGCCGCAGGTGCTGGTGCTCGACGAGCCGACTGCGGGGCTCGATCCCCAGGGTGTCGCCGACCTCGTGGCGTTCGTCAACCGGCTGCCCGAGGAGTACGGCATGACGGTGATCTTCTCGACCCACCATCTCGACCTCGTGGCGGAGATGGCGGACTTCATCTATGTGATGGACCGGGGAAGCGTGGTGGGCTCCGGGACGGTCGAGGAGGTCTTCACCCGGCCGGAGCTGCTCACCAGGACACGGCTCGACGTGCCGCCCATACCGAAGCTGATCCGGTCGCTGCAGGAGAGCGGTATCGCCATCGATATGGCCTACACTTACGAAGATGCGAAGAAGTCGTTCCTCGACGCCTACGCGAGACGAGAATGA